The Musa acuminata AAA Group cultivar baxijiao chromosome BXJ2-2, Cavendish_Baxijiao_AAA, whole genome shotgun sequence genome has a segment encoding these proteins:
- the LOC135606006 gene encoding uncharacterized protein LOC135606006, whose translation MDKKKVAVPLVCHGHSRPVVDLFYSPVTPDGFFLISASKDANPMLRNGETGDWIGTFEGHKGAVWSCCLDTNALRAATGSADFSAKVWDAITGNELHSFEHKHIVRSCAFSEDTHLLLTGGVEKILRIFDLNCPDAPPREIDKSPGSIRTVAWLHSDQTILSSCTDMGGVRLWDVKSGKIVQTLETKSPVTSAEVSQDGRYITTADGSTVKFWDANHFGLIKSYNMSCTVESASLEPKDGNKFVAGGEDMWIHVFDFHTGEEIACNKGHHGPVHCVRFSPGGESYASGSEDGTIRIWQMNPAVSDDHESHGSSGPSGKVKVGVNEVVHKIDGFHITDDGPSE comes from the exons ATGGACAAGAAGAAGGTAGCGGTTCCTCTTGTGTGCCATGGGCACTCGCGGCCGGTCGTGGACTTGTTCTACAGCCCCGTTACGCCGGATGGGTTCTTCCTCATCAGCGCGAGCAAGG aTGCAAATCCAATGCTCAGAAATGGTGAGACAGGAGACTGGATCGGAACTTTTGAAGGGCACAAGGGTGCAGTTTGGAGCTGTTGCCTTGATACCAATGCTTTACGTGCTGCTACTGGATCAGCTGATTTTTCAGC aaaagtATGGGATGCAATAACTGGGAATGAATTGCACTCATTTGAGCATAAGCACATAGTCCGATCATGTGCTTTCTCTGAG GATACGCATCTTTTGCTGACTGGAGGGGTTGAGAAAATATTACGTATATTTGATTTGAACTGTCCAGATGCACCTCCAAGAGAAATTGATAAATCACCTGGCTCAATTAGAACTGTTGCTTGGCTTCACAGTGACCAGACAATATTAAGTTCGTGCACTGATATGGGAGGTGTGAG GTTATGGGATGTAAAAAGTGGAAAAATTGTGCAAACACTTGAAACCAAGTCACCTGTTACCAGTGCAGAAGTTAGTCAAGATGGTCGTTACATTACCACAGCTGATGGCTCAACCGTCAAATTCTGGGATGCAAATCA TTTTGGACTCATAAAAAGCTACAACATGTCCTGCACTGTGGAGTCAGCTTCACTCGAACCCAAGGATGGGAACAAATTCGTTGCTGGAGGAGAAGACATGTGGATTCACGTCTTTGATTTCCACACGGGTGAAGAAATCG CTTGTAACAAAGGTCACCATGGGCCAGTTCACTGTGTTCGCTTCTCCCCTGGTGGTGAGTCGTATGCCTCCGGGTCCGAGGATGGGACTATCAGAATCTGGCAAATGAATCCGGCTGTGTCAGACGACCATGAATCTCATGGTTCAAGTGGGCCATCCGGGAAGGTAAAAGTTGGGGTCAATGAGGTTGTTCATAAGATCGACGGTTTCCACATCACCGACGATGGGCCGAGCGAATAG
- the LOC135583955 gene encoding EG45-like domain containing protein — protein sequence MSTPWKILPRCALFFSLFLRLCVADVGTAAYYGPPYTPTVCFGGDTSRFPPNNLFAAAGEGVWDNGAACGRAYTVRCLSSPTPKACVNGSTVQVKVVDQGSMLNSMPSTNGTTLVLSNAAFQMIASSTASIINIEFAQV from the exons ATGTCCACGCCCTGGAAAATCCTCCCACGTTGcgctctcttcttctccctcttcctccgccTCTGCGTCGCGGATGTGGGCACTGCCGCCTACTACGGCCCGCCTTACACTC CCACGGTCTGCTTTGGCGGAGACACGAGCCGGTTTCCTCCAAACAACCTCTTCGCGGCGGCGGGCGAGGGGGTATGGGACAACGGCGCAGCTTGCGGGAGGGCGTACACTGTCCGATGCCTCAGCTCGCCCACTCCGAAGGCCTGCGTCAACGGCAGCACAGTCCAGGTCAAGGTCGTCGATCAGGGCAGCATGCTGAACTCGATGCCGTCCACCAACGGCACGACGTTGGTCCTGTCAAACGCAGCGTTTCAGATGATTGCGAGCTCGACGGCTTCCATCATCAACATCGAGTTCGCGCA GGTTTGA
- the LOC135606007 gene encoding BIIDXI-like protein At5g11420, producing the protein MLRLLASSLFLCVASQLAAAFTDGLLPNGNFELGPKPKEMKGTQVIGRNAIPQWQITGFVEYIQWGQKQGDMLLVVPEGSYAVRLGNDASIKQKVKLSKGMRYSLTFSAARTCAQEERLNVSASPESGVLPMQTMYSSNGWDSYAWAWLAKSDEVEVVIHNPSVSEDPACGPLIDSVAIKQLIPPRRTNTNVLKNGGFEEGPYILPNTTWGVVIPPHIEDDHSPLPGWMVESLKAVRYLDADDFSVPRGRRAVELLAGKESAIAQVVRTVPGRRYALAFAVGDAGNACEGSLQVEAFAGEHTMKVPYESKGKGGWKRAVLRFTATAARTRVVFWSSNYNTRSDDLSSLCGPVLDDVSLVSVRYRKLA; encoded by the exons ATGCTGCGTTTGCTTGCTTCTTCCTTGTTTCTGTGCGTTGCATCTCAACTGGCCGCAGCTTTCACAGATG GCTTGCTTCCCAATGGCAACTTCGAGCTGGGGCCGAAGCCGAAAGAGATGAAGGGCACGCAGGTGATCGGCCGCAACGCCATTCCCCAATGGCAGATCACGGGCTTCGTGGAGTACATCCAATGGGGGCAGAAGCAAGGGGACATGCTGCTGGTGGTGCCCGAGGGCTCCTACGCCGTCCGCCTGGGCAACGACGCCTCCATCAAGCAGAAGGTGAAGCTCTCCAAGGGGATGCGCTACTCGCTCACATTCAGCGCCGCCCGGACGTGCGCGCAGGAGGAGCGGCTCAACGTGTCGGCCTCCCCCGAGTCCGGTGTCCTCCCTATGCAGACCATGTACAGCAGCAACGGCTGGGACTCCTACGCCTGGGCGTGGCTGGCCAAGTCCGACGAGGTGGAGGTGGTGATCCACAACCCCAGCGTCTCCGAGGACCCCGCCTGCGGCCCCCTCATCGACTCCGTCGCCATCAAGCAGCTCATCCCGCCCCGCAGGACGAACA CGAACGTTCTGAAGAATGGGGGCTTCGAGGAAGGGCCGTACATCCTTCCCAACACCACATGGGGCGTCGTCATCCCTCCCCACATCGAGGACGACCACTCCCCGCTCCCGGGGTGGATGGTGGAGTCGCTCAAGGCGGTCAGGTACCTGGACGCCGACGACTTCTCCGTCCCGCGCGGCCGCCGTGCAGTGGAGCTCCTGGCGGGCAAGGAGTCGGCCATCGCGCAGGTCGTCCGCACCGTCCCCGGCCGCCGCTACGCCCTCGCCTTCGCCGTGGGCGACGCCGGCAACGCCTGCGAGGGGTCGCTGCAGGTGGAGGCCTTCGCGGGGGAGCACACCATGAAGGTGCCGTACGAGTCCAAGGGAAAGGGCGGGTGGAAGCGCGCGGTGCTCCGGTTCACGGCCACCGCGGCCCGCACACGCGTCGTCTTCTGGAGCTCCAACTACAACACCCGGAGCGACGACCTCAGCTCCCTCTGCGGGCCCGTCCTCGACGACGTGTCGCTGGTCAGCGTCCGCTACAGGAAGCTCGCGTGA
- the LOC135606008 gene encoding cytochrome P450 734A6-like isoform X1 codes for MSYTVVGWSWRWCLSLGIIGACMFVALKVLDFLWWRPKRLEEHFARQGIRGPPYRFFVGCVKEMVGLMLDASSKPMMPQTSHNILPRVLSFYHHWKKIYGSTFLLWFGPTPRLTVADPDLIREIFLSRSDVFERYESHPLVRQLEGEGLVSLRGEKWAHHRKVLTPTFHMGNLKLLIPFIGKTVLDMVEKLPTSGDEVEIDVSEWFQTVTEDAITRTAFGRSYDDGKAVFQLQAQQMVFAAEAFRKVFIPGYRYQSLLVSCSATALRGRLTNVGSHRFLPTKKNTNSWKLEKEIKRSLIRLIGRRKERLGEEGKPDGSVKDLLGLMIDASASKQGAVQAASPKPVSSPPSTITVRDIVEECKTFFFAGKQTTSNLLTWTTVLLAMHPEWQERARAEVLRVCGARDLPTRDHLAKLKTLGMILNETLRLYPPAVATIRRAKAEVELGGYHIPRGTELLIPIMAVHHDARLWGPDVTQFNPARFADGASRAARHPTAFIPFGLGPRMCIGQNLALLEAKLTVAVLLQRFAFRLSPSYVHAPTVLMLLYPQYGAPILFRPLPLPSDPSTTATTHTQSLS; via the exons ATGAGCTATACGGTGGTGGGGTGGTCATGGAGGTGGTGCTTGTCCCTGGGCATCATAGGGGCTTGCATGTTCGTGGCGCTCAAGGTGTTGGACTTCCTGTGGTGGCGGCCGAAGAGGCTGGAGGAGCACTTCGCAAGGCAGGGCATAAGAGGCCCCCCCTACCGCTTCTTCGTCGGCTGCGTCAAGGAGATGGTCGGCCTGATGCTGGACGCTTCCTCCAAGCCAATGATGCCTCAGACCTCTCACAACATCCTCCCAAGAGTCCTCTCCTTCTATCACCATTGGAAGAAGATCTACG gctccacATTCCTGCTGTGGTTCGGCCCTACCCCGCGCCTCACTGTCGCAGACCCCGACCTCATCAGGGAGATCTTCTTGTCGCGGTCCGACGTCTTCGAGCGCTACGAGTCCCACCCGCTGGTCCGGCAGCTCGAAGGCGAGGGGCTGGTGAGCCTCCGAGGCGAGAAATGGGCTCATCACAGGAAGGTCCTCACCCCCACCTTCCACATGGGGAACCTCAAG CTCCTGATACCTTTCATCGGGAAGACGGTTCTGGATATGGTGGAGAAGCTGCCGACCTCCGGCGACGAGGTGGAGATCGACGTGTCGGAGTGGTTCCAGACGGTGACCGAGGACGCCATCACCCGGACAGCATTCGGCCGGAGCTACGACGACGGCAAGGCCGTCTTCCAGCTGCAGGCCCAGCAGATGGTCTTCGCGGCCGAGGCCTTCCGCAAGGTGTTCATCCCCGGCTACAGGTATCAGTCTCTGCTCGTGTCATGCTCTGCTACTGCCCTCCGTGGACGTTTGACTAACGTTGGATCTCATAGGTTCCTGCCGACGAAGAAGAACACGAACTCGTGGAAGTTGGAGAAGGAGATCAAGAGGAGCCTGATCAGGCTCATCGGCCGGCGGAAGGAGCGGCTGGGGGAGGAGGGGAAGCCCGACGGCAGCGTGAAGGACCTGCTGGGCCTGATGATCGACGCGAGCGCGTCGAAGCAGGGCGCGGTGCAGGCGGCGTCGCCGAAGCCTGTTTCGTCACCGCCGTCGACGATCACCGTCCGGGACATCGTGGAGGAGTGCAAGACCTTCTTCTTCGCGGGAAAGCAGACCACCTCCAACCTGTTGACGTGGACGACGGTGCTCCTGGCCATGCACCCGGAGTGGCAGGAGCGCGCGCGGGCGGAGGTCCTCCGCGTGTGCGGTGCACGTGATCTCCCTACCCGCGATCACCTCGCCAAGCTCAAGACG CTGGGGATGATACTGAACGAGACGCTGCGGCTGTACCCGCCGGCGGTGGCGACGATCCGACGGGCGAAGGCGGAGGTGGAGCTGGGCGGGTACCACATCCCCCGGGGGACGGAGCTGCTGATCCCCATCATGGCCGTCCATCACGACGCACGGCTGTGGGGCCCGGACGTGACCCAGTTCAATCCGGCCCGGTTCGCCGACGGCGCCAGCCGCGCCGCCCGCCACCCCACCGCATTCATCCCCTTCGGCCTGGGCCCTCGGATGTGCATCGGCCAGAACCTGGCCCTCCTCGAGGCCAAGCTCACCGTCGCCGTCCTCCTCCAGCGCTTCGCCTTCCGCCTCTCCCCTTCCTACGTCCACGCCCCAACCGTCCTCATGCTCCTCTACCCCCAGTACGGCGCCCCCATCCTTTTCCGCCCCCTACCTCTGCCGTCCGATCCCTCAACGACGGCCACGACTCACACCCAAAGCCTCTCGTGA
- the LOC135606008 gene encoding cytochrome P450 734A6-like isoform X2 — protein MSYTVVGWSWRWCLSLGIIGACMFVALKVLDFLWWRPKRLEEHFARQGIRGPPYRFFVGCVKEMVGLMLDASSKPMMPQTSHNILPRVLSFYHHWKKIYGSTFLLWFGPTPRLTVADPDLIREIFLSRSDVFERYESHPLVRQLEGEGLVSLRGEKWAHHRKVLTPTFHMGNLKLLIPFIGKTVLDMVEKLPTSGDEVEIDVSEWFQTVTEDAITRTAFGRSYDDGKAVFQLQAQQMVFAAEAFRKVFIPGYRFLPTKKNTNSWKLEKEIKRSLIRLIGRRKERLGEEGKPDGSVKDLLGLMIDASASKQGAVQAASPKPVSSPPSTITVRDIVEECKTFFFAGKQTTSNLLTWTTVLLAMHPEWQERARAEVLRVCGARDLPTRDHLAKLKTLGMILNETLRLYPPAVATIRRAKAEVELGGYHIPRGTELLIPIMAVHHDARLWGPDVTQFNPARFADGASRAARHPTAFIPFGLGPRMCIGQNLALLEAKLTVAVLLQRFAFRLSPSYVHAPTVLMLLYPQYGAPILFRPLPLPSDPSTTATTHTQSLS, from the exons ATGAGCTATACGGTGGTGGGGTGGTCATGGAGGTGGTGCTTGTCCCTGGGCATCATAGGGGCTTGCATGTTCGTGGCGCTCAAGGTGTTGGACTTCCTGTGGTGGCGGCCGAAGAGGCTGGAGGAGCACTTCGCAAGGCAGGGCATAAGAGGCCCCCCCTACCGCTTCTTCGTCGGCTGCGTCAAGGAGATGGTCGGCCTGATGCTGGACGCTTCCTCCAAGCCAATGATGCCTCAGACCTCTCACAACATCCTCCCAAGAGTCCTCTCCTTCTATCACCATTGGAAGAAGATCTACG gctccacATTCCTGCTGTGGTTCGGCCCTACCCCGCGCCTCACTGTCGCAGACCCCGACCTCATCAGGGAGATCTTCTTGTCGCGGTCCGACGTCTTCGAGCGCTACGAGTCCCACCCGCTGGTCCGGCAGCTCGAAGGCGAGGGGCTGGTGAGCCTCCGAGGCGAGAAATGGGCTCATCACAGGAAGGTCCTCACCCCCACCTTCCACATGGGGAACCTCAAG CTCCTGATACCTTTCATCGGGAAGACGGTTCTGGATATGGTGGAGAAGCTGCCGACCTCCGGCGACGAGGTGGAGATCGACGTGTCGGAGTGGTTCCAGACGGTGACCGAGGACGCCATCACCCGGACAGCATTCGGCCGGAGCTACGACGACGGCAAGGCCGTCTTCCAGCTGCAGGCCCAGCAGATGGTCTTCGCGGCCGAGGCCTTCCGCAAGGTGTTCATCCCCGGCTACAG GTTCCTGCCGACGAAGAAGAACACGAACTCGTGGAAGTTGGAGAAGGAGATCAAGAGGAGCCTGATCAGGCTCATCGGCCGGCGGAAGGAGCGGCTGGGGGAGGAGGGGAAGCCCGACGGCAGCGTGAAGGACCTGCTGGGCCTGATGATCGACGCGAGCGCGTCGAAGCAGGGCGCGGTGCAGGCGGCGTCGCCGAAGCCTGTTTCGTCACCGCCGTCGACGATCACCGTCCGGGACATCGTGGAGGAGTGCAAGACCTTCTTCTTCGCGGGAAAGCAGACCACCTCCAACCTGTTGACGTGGACGACGGTGCTCCTGGCCATGCACCCGGAGTGGCAGGAGCGCGCGCGGGCGGAGGTCCTCCGCGTGTGCGGTGCACGTGATCTCCCTACCCGCGATCACCTCGCCAAGCTCAAGACG CTGGGGATGATACTGAACGAGACGCTGCGGCTGTACCCGCCGGCGGTGGCGACGATCCGACGGGCGAAGGCGGAGGTGGAGCTGGGCGGGTACCACATCCCCCGGGGGACGGAGCTGCTGATCCCCATCATGGCCGTCCATCACGACGCACGGCTGTGGGGCCCGGACGTGACCCAGTTCAATCCGGCCCGGTTCGCCGACGGCGCCAGCCGCGCCGCCCGCCACCCCACCGCATTCATCCCCTTCGGCCTGGGCCCTCGGATGTGCATCGGCCAGAACCTGGCCCTCCTCGAGGCCAAGCTCACCGTCGCCGTCCTCCTCCAGCGCTTCGCCTTCCGCCTCTCCCCTTCCTACGTCCACGCCCCAACCGTCCTCATGCTCCTCTACCCCCAGTACGGCGCCCCCATCCTTTTCCGCCCCCTACCTCTGCCGTCCGATCCCTCAACGACGGCCACGACTCACACCCAAAGCCTCTCGTGA